One window of Trichoderma breve strain T069 chromosome 3, whole genome shotgun sequence genomic DNA carries:
- a CDS encoding bolA-like protein domain-containing protein has product MICSSCRSALRLRLLATATRPSRTAIAPIANTFKPTTTTTTTNKLSPQRIRAFSSTTSRQFSSTPLRKYSSPSSNEQLEEQEADMSPAEASIAAILAEKLQPTSLLVQDISGGCGSMYAIDITSPVFKGLNMLKQQRMVNAALGDLVKEWHGVQIRTRVPPEEE; this is encoded by the coding sequence ATGATCTGCTCCTCTTGCCGCTCCGCGCTGCGTCTGCGCCTCCTCGCAACAGCCACACGCCCTTCACGCACGGCAATTGCACCTATCGCAAACACTTTCAaacccaccaccaccaccaccaccaccaacaaacTCTCTCCACAACGCATTCGTGCCTTCTCCTCAACGACATCCCGCCAATTCTCCTCGACTCCTCTCCGAAAATACTCCTCACCTTCTTCCAATGAACAGCTGGAAGAGCAGGAGGCAGACATGTCACCCGCCGAAGCCTCGATCGCGGCAATCCTAGCGGAGAAGCTTCAACCGACATCGCTTCTTGTGCAGGATATTTCGGGTGGTTGTGGAAGCATGTATGCTATTGATATCACTTCGCCGGTGTTTAAGGGGTTGAATATGttgaagcagcagaggatGGTGAATGCTGCTTTGGGGGATCTTGTGAAGGAGTGGCATGGGGTGCAGATACGGACGAGGGTGCCGCCGGAAGAGGAGTGA